One genomic region from Sander lucioperca isolate FBNREF2018 chromosome 3, SLUC_FBN_1.2, whole genome shotgun sequence encodes:
- the urb2 gene encoding unhealthy ribosome biogenesis protein 2 homolog isoform X1, producing MAFNACAAVAPAAAMAAIYSGIHLKLKSPQTSWEDKLKLARFAWISPQCLLPNKEQVLLDWCTHALTGRYNQKVEFSQNVLEGLWCYLDDLLHSRKLHSLLKQGKTISLRLNMAQLLLDRLQECARVGSKSLVCVSTILSVCQGLLSSPALSSVFTTKYELIADLLAKLCSLACRELQQPLLTEPLMTESVTCQDEVMTSDLDSTQIEPIIESPSDQPELVANKSPPKPKENLRAANLFEVLLQVLSCYLSVQRQQANPNRVFTMVTNQLIQPLVLLRHLLTSGEFAPSHTHLRLRQQLSRDIRIKIDSILHLALFPSEHLTYYKEELLPSKEDSGKRGPGGAKGPLKPVSVILSKLSAQGYCEVHLHYTVKSNTLSLLFKFFLESYGKGRGESEEVHRMLCFYFLTRLVPALDVCLDELSPAKADQPVSVSPGQKCSPESWSLALLAVESLLSQALSADIYNVAADRIRHGEVQLKLYRALGQILINHAQPSIPAWYRCLKVLLSLNHLILEPDLDQLSSSAWVNSECMEARVQRARQLLACSLLQTYTKLRQLPHLFSELLSVICQPALDHLRPPLLSEGISATLRTCLLDTPPSQGLEICSLVLESIRRCILPDLLKEEREAEKMEIDGGGDNKGENKEMKVDQEREDASRKLFSLSQLLHGVLFSLKTLDSASPLPIVRQSQGLMEEMQQVVKELLLLLLTEKKTVKANISPAPRTPRKGKKNLDHKESEKVSESKIGALWEQKTQEAALLLRYTLVEVDTLFNIHCSKYTSLDSAQTAAASKTEDCASVLTCIESLLSGEIVPARLQPSCSPMSCLLLKLLTLQQMKKVLLDTPLLSEHSTAALLNRAAQFILSKSEMEVSLDGEQMWDGQIASVNASSYLVAHWYIVTSNLPLIAPYLSGEDVGCIADVLVSSLLSSQTDGGKDRPAGCLSPSLISSQLLQSAIFAELPSLFSATVCSLTQRIVCVLKAAHVPNVSPTLLKFQEKGIGAYTLEGDAGQPPLSTTIVEDILASSKTGEMSILLTDTQSKELVNVLQILTDLNPDGMNSEDLSSIFLLLFFMLTSTSSQSDQKATDPPESGDDARFLVKLLRILTCLLEGRNFQSVLKLIHAGTLLQASVSSLIWHSNNGAFRATSSSDWLDLIKAAQGFIRSLVQLIIIRNSSVRLNLEQFASYLTSKEMASMQIVAPSLAVVSGKPDPGASVLSVHLLLASLTSFSQAMTSNLGRSKPMDQTLTQMLARTTAALGPAVASVLKPQTVGQSVIQPASILGQAFVVEVVTVMLHCELSSLSVEDENKQNDTQPTLSHMTLYQGCCQQILKEISCAHRPLDFLVSSLHFLSTFYKAVEKREGEREEEHGEEKKAGKELDELYMQILQNVHRLLTASWLSANDVCELEPAVQELLRHLVEKSTTGRFNLLLLLIREGLDTGKLRAGSYREVLSAVIIIKLLSCCRLPELCSKALWLIAPQIISAMVFLVKSSTQDVSLTLSFTVPTVMSMTSLLRQGEGLINNPHHVILVLGALQSMPLDHLTPPVYQSAFLAVHEALFAFIQCHPQVMLNAAPSFLNVFYRLVASIMQEGRQRGDSETDSDVYLQCSRLIERMYSHIAATAESFTTLSAFMVAQYVTELQKVHTHTHTHTHTHTHTVIVSYRVNKVPH from the exons ATGGCTTTTAAT GCTTGTGCAGCAGTAGCACCGGCTGCAGCGATGGCTGCGATCTACTCCGGGATCCATCTGAAACTGAAGAGTCCTCAGACTTCATGGGAGGACAAGTTAAAGCTGGCACGTTTTGCCTGGATCTCCCCTCAGTGCCTGCTGCCCAACAAGGAACAG GTGCTGTTGGACTGGTGCACCCACGCCCTAACAGGCCGGTACAATCAGAAGGTGGAGTTTTCTCAGAATGTTCTGGAAGGACTGTGGTGTTACCTTGACGATCTACTTCACAGCCGGAAGCTCCACTCTCTTCTCAAGCAGGGCAAGACCATCAGCCTCAGGCTCAACATGGCACAG CTGCTGCTTGACCGTCTCCAGGAGTGTGCACGTGTTGGCTCAAagtctctggtgtgtgtgtccaccATACTGagtgtgtgtcagggccttcTCTCTTCTCCTGCACTCTCATCTGTCTTTACCACCAAGTATGAACTTATTGCCGATCTCCTGGCTAAGCTTTGCTCTCTGGCCTGCCGTGAGCTACAACAGCCATTGCTCACAGAACCCCTAATGACTGAGTCTGTCACATGTCAAGATGAGGTGATGACTAGCGATTTGGACAGTACCCAAATTGAGCCGATCATTGAAAGTCCTTCAGATCAGCCAGAGTTAGTTGCGAATAAGTCCCCTCCAAAGCCAAAGGAAAACCTCCGTGCAGCTAATTTGTTTGAGGTGTTGCTTCAGGTGCTGTCATGTTACTTGTCAGTTCAGAGACAACAAGCCAATCCTAATAGAGTCTTTACTATGGTAACCAACCAGCTGATCCAACCTTTAGTACTACTCAGACACCTGCTGACTTCTGGGGAATTTGCGCCCTCTCACACACATCTGCGCCTCCGTCAGCAGCTGTCCAGAGACATCCGCATTAAGATAGACTCCATCCTTCACTTAGCTCTTTTCCCTTCTGAGCATCTGACCTACTACAAGGAGGAGCTCCTTCCATCTAAAGAGGATTCTGGGAAACGTGGTCCTGGAGGGGCAAAAGGCCCCTTGAAGCCAGTCAGTGTCATACTTTCCAAACTGAGTGCTCAGGGCTACTGTGAGGTGCATCTGCACTACACTGTGAAGTCCAACACATTGTCTCTGCTGTTTAAGTTCTTTCTGGAAAGCTACGGAAAAGGGAGAGGAGAAAGTGAGGAAGTGCACAGGATGCTGTGTTTCTATTTCCTCACCAGATTGGTCCCGGCCTTGGACGTATGTCTCGATGAACTCTCACCTGCCAAAGCAGACCAGCCCGTCTCTGTGTCCCCTGGGCAGAAGTGTTCCCCAGAGAGCTGGAGCCTGGCTCTGCTGGCTGTGGAGTCCCTGCTAAGCCAGGCGCTGTCAGCTGATATTTACAATGTAGCAGCAGACAGGATCAGACATGGAGAGGTCCAACTCAAATTGTATAGAGCTCTGGGACAAATCCTCATTAACCACGCCCAGCCAAG CATCCCAGCATGGTACCGCTGTTTAAAGGTGCTGCTGAGTCTCAACCATCTGATTCTTGAACCAGACCTGGACCAGCTGTCATCTTCAGCTTGGGTTAACTCTGAATGCATGGAAGCACGAGTGCAACGGGCCAGACAG CTCTTGGCGTGCAGTCTCCTCCAAACTTACACTAAGCTCCGTCAGCTGCCGCACCTCTTCTCTGAGCTCCTGTCTGTGATCTGTCAGCCAGCACTGGACCACCTCCGACCTCCTCTGCTGTCTGAGGGCATCTCCGCCACGCTCAGGACTTGTCTTCTGGACACTCCCCCTTCCCAGGGCCTAGAGATTTGCTCATTGGTGTTGGAGAGCATCAGGAGATGTATATTACCTGACCTGTTGAAGGAGGAAAGGGAGGCAGAGAAGATGGAGATTGATGGTGGAGGAGATAATAAAGGGGAGAATAAAGAAATGAAGGTGGACCAAGAGAGAGAAGATGCATCAAGGAAGCTATTCTCCCTCAGCCAGCTGCTTCATGGTGTTTTGTTTAGTCTGAAGACTCTAGACAGTGCTTCTCCTCTTCCCATAGTCAGGCAGAGTCAGGGTTTGATGGAGGAGATGCAACAGGTCGTAAAGgagttactgctgctgctgttgacaGAGAAGAAGACTGTAAAAGCAAATATAAGTCCAGCTCCAAGGACCCCAAGGAAAGGCAAAAAGAATTTGGACCACAAAGAGTCAGAGAAGGTCTCAGAGTCTAAAATAGGAGCACTGTGGGAACAGAAGACCCAGGAGGCTGCTCTCCTTCTCAGATACACCTTGGTGGAAGTCGACACGCTCTTTAATATCCACTGCAGCAAATACACATCTCTTGACTCTGCCCAGACAGCAGCCGCAAGTAAAACTGAAGACTGTGCTTCAGTCCTGACTTGTATAGAAAGTCTCCTATCTGGTGAGATTGTGCCAGCACGTCTACAACCATCCTGCAGCCCCATGAGCTGTTTGCTGCTCAAACTCCTCACTTTGCAACAGATGAAGAAGGTTTTGTTAGATACCCCCTTACTCTCTGAACACAGCACTGCCGCACTGCTAAACAGGGCAGCCCAGTTTATTTTATCTAAATCAGAGATGGAGGTGAGTCTGGATGGAGAGCAGATGTGGGACGGGCAGATAGCGAGTGTGAATGCCAGCTCCTACCTTGTAGCACACTGGTATATTGTCACATCCAATTTGCCTTTGATTGCTCCCTACCTGAGTGGAGAAGATGTGGGCTGCATAGCAGATGTACTTGTCAGTTCACTCCTCAGCAGTCAGACTGATGGAGGAAAGGACCGGCCGGctggctgtctgtctccctcccttaTATCTTCCCAACTTCTCCAAAGTGCCATTTTTGCTGAGTTGCCTTCACTGTTCTCTGCCACAGTTTGTTCCCTCACACAAAGAATTGTCTGTGTTCTTAAGGCAGCTCATGTACCCAATGTTTCTCCTACACTCCTGAAGTTTCAGGAAAAAGGAATTGGAGCTTACACTTTGGAGGGAGATGCCGGTCAGCCTCCTCTGTCCACAACGATAGTTGAAGATATATTGGCATCCTCAAAGACTGGAGAGATGTCTATATTGctgactgacacacagagcaagGAGCTGGTAAACGTACTCCAAATCTTAACAGATCTAAACCCAGATGGGATGAACTCTGAGGATCTCTCCTCtatttttctcctcctctttttcATGTTAACCTCCACCTCCAGTCAGTCAGACCAGAAGGCCACAGACCCTCCTGAATCTGGAGATGATGCTCGCTTCCTGGTGAAGCTGCTCAGGATTCTGACTTGTCTCCTGGAGGGTAGAAACTTCCAAAGTGTTTTGAAGCTCATCCATGCTGGTACTCTGCTGCAGGCTTCTGTGTCCTCTCTCATCTGGCATAGCAACAATGGAGCATTTCGAGCCACAAGCAGCTCTGATTGGTTAGATTTAATCAAAGCAGCGCAGGGCTTCATCAGGTCTCTGGTCCAGTTGATTATAATCCGAAACAGCAGCGTTCGACTCAACTTAGAACAGTTTGCCTCCTATCTTACCAGTAAGGAAATGGCAAGCATGCAAATTGTGGCACCCAGTTTAGCAGTTGTGTCAGGGAAACCAGATCCAGGAGCGTCTGTTTTGTCTGTTCATCTCCTGCTGGCATCGCTGACCTCTTTCTCCCAGGCAATGACGTCTAACCTGGGGAGGAGTAAACCTATGGATCAAACTTTGACTCAGATGCTCGCGAGAACGACTGCTGCACTGGGACCAGCTGTCGCGTCCGTCCTAAAGCCCCAGACTGTCGGTCAGTCAGTCATCCAACCAGCCAGCATCCTCGGTCAAGCCTTTGTAGTAGAAGTTGTTACTGTCATGCTGCACTGTGAACTTTCCTCACTGTCAGTGGAGGATGAGAACAAACAGAATGACACCCAGCCTACCCTGAGTCACATGACCCTCTATCAGGGCTGTTGCCAGCAGATCCTCAAAGAAATAAGTTGTGCCCACAGGCCGTTGGACTTCCTGGTTTCCTCTCTCCACTTCCTGTCCACTTTCTACAAAGCggtagagaagagagagggagagagggaggaggagcatggagaggagaagaaggCAGGAAAGGAGTTGGACGAGTTGTACATGCAGATACTGCAGAATGTGCACAGACTTCTGACAG CTTCTTGGCTGTCTGCAAATGATGTTTGTGAACTGGAGCCAGCTGTGCAGGAGCTGCTGCGCCACCTGGTGGAGAAAAGTACTACAGGCCGGTtcaacctgctgctgctgctgatcagAGAGGGACTGGACACTGGCAAGCTGAGGGCAGGAAGCTACAGG GAGGTGCTATCTGCAGTTATCATCATTAAGCTGCTGTCCTGTTGTCGGTTACCTGAGCTCTGCTCTAAAGCTCTGTGGCTCATTGCACCGCAGATTATATCTGCTATGGTG TTCTTAGTAAAATCGTCCACTCAAGACGTCTCTCTGACCCTTTCCTTTACCGTTCCTACGGTGATGTCAATGACATCACTGCTGCGCCAAGGGGAGGGGCTCATCAACAACCCTCATCATGTCATCTTGGTCCTTGGAGCACTCCAGTCGATGCCCCTCGACCACTTGACCCCGCCCGTTTACCAATCAGCATTCCTGGCTGTTCATGAGGCGCTGTTTGCCTTCATTCAGTGTCATCCTCAG GTGATGTTGAACGCCGCTCCGTCATTCTTAAATGTCTTCTATCGTCTGGTGGCGTCCATCATGCAGGAGGGTCGgcagagaggagacagtgaGACAG ACAGTGACGTGTATCTCCAGTGCTCCAGGTTGATAGAGAGGATGTACTCTCACATTGCTGCTACAGCTGAGAGCTTCACCACGCTCTCGGCCTTCATGGTGGCCCAGTACGTCACAGAGCTGCagaaggtacacacacacacacacacacacacacacacacacacacacacagtcatagtATCCTACAGAGTCAACAAGGTTCCTCATTAA
- the urb2 gene encoding unhealthy ribosome biogenesis protein 2 homolog isoform X2, with protein MAAIYSGIHLKLKSPQTSWEDKLKLARFAWISPQCLLPNKEQVLLDWCTHALTGRYNQKVEFSQNVLEGLWCYLDDLLHSRKLHSLLKQGKTISLRLNMAQLLLDRLQECARVGSKSLVCVSTILSVCQGLLSSPALSSVFTTKYELIADLLAKLCSLACRELQQPLLTEPLMTESVTCQDEVMTSDLDSTQIEPIIESPSDQPELVANKSPPKPKENLRAANLFEVLLQVLSCYLSVQRQQANPNRVFTMVTNQLIQPLVLLRHLLTSGEFAPSHTHLRLRQQLSRDIRIKIDSILHLALFPSEHLTYYKEELLPSKEDSGKRGPGGAKGPLKPVSVILSKLSAQGYCEVHLHYTVKSNTLSLLFKFFLESYGKGRGESEEVHRMLCFYFLTRLVPALDVCLDELSPAKADQPVSVSPGQKCSPESWSLALLAVESLLSQALSADIYNVAADRIRHGEVQLKLYRALGQILINHAQPSIPAWYRCLKVLLSLNHLILEPDLDQLSSSAWVNSECMEARVQRARQLLACSLLQTYTKLRQLPHLFSELLSVICQPALDHLRPPLLSEGISATLRTCLLDTPPSQGLEICSLVLESIRRCILPDLLKEEREAEKMEIDGGGDNKGENKEMKVDQEREDASRKLFSLSQLLHGVLFSLKTLDSASPLPIVRQSQGLMEEMQQVVKELLLLLLTEKKTVKANISPAPRTPRKGKKNLDHKESEKVSESKIGALWEQKTQEAALLLRYTLVEVDTLFNIHCSKYTSLDSAQTAAASKTEDCASVLTCIESLLSGEIVPARLQPSCSPMSCLLLKLLTLQQMKKVLLDTPLLSEHSTAALLNRAAQFILSKSEMEVSLDGEQMWDGQIASVNASSYLVAHWYIVTSNLPLIAPYLSGEDVGCIADVLVSSLLSSQTDGGKDRPAGCLSPSLISSQLLQSAIFAELPSLFSATVCSLTQRIVCVLKAAHVPNVSPTLLKFQEKGIGAYTLEGDAGQPPLSTTIVEDILASSKTGEMSILLTDTQSKELVNVLQILTDLNPDGMNSEDLSSIFLLLFFMLTSTSSQSDQKATDPPESGDDARFLVKLLRILTCLLEGRNFQSVLKLIHAGTLLQASVSSLIWHSNNGAFRATSSSDWLDLIKAAQGFIRSLVQLIIIRNSSVRLNLEQFASYLTSKEMASMQIVAPSLAVVSGKPDPGASVLSVHLLLASLTSFSQAMTSNLGRSKPMDQTLTQMLARTTAALGPAVASVLKPQTVGQSVIQPASILGQAFVVEVVTVMLHCELSSLSVEDENKQNDTQPTLSHMTLYQGCCQQILKEISCAHRPLDFLVSSLHFLSTFYKAVEKREGEREEEHGEEKKAGKELDELYMQILQNVHRLLTASWLSANDVCELEPAVQELLRHLVEKSTTGRFNLLLLLIREGLDTGKLRAGSYREVLSAVIIIKLLSCCRLPELCSKALWLIAPQIISAMVFLVKSSTQDVSLTLSFTVPTVMSMTSLLRQGEGLINNPHHVILVLGALQSMPLDHLTPPVYQSAFLAVHEALFAFIQCHPQVMLNAAPSFLNVFYRLVASIMQEGRQRGDSETDSDVYLQCSRLIERMYSHIAATAESFTTLSAFMVAQYVTELQKVHTHTHTHTHTHTHTVIVSYRVNKVPH; from the exons ATGGCTGCGATCTACTCCGGGATCCATCTGAAACTGAAGAGTCCTCAGACTTCATGGGAGGACAAGTTAAAGCTGGCACGTTTTGCCTGGATCTCCCCTCAGTGCCTGCTGCCCAACAAGGAACAG GTGCTGTTGGACTGGTGCACCCACGCCCTAACAGGCCGGTACAATCAGAAGGTGGAGTTTTCTCAGAATGTTCTGGAAGGACTGTGGTGTTACCTTGACGATCTACTTCACAGCCGGAAGCTCCACTCTCTTCTCAAGCAGGGCAAGACCATCAGCCTCAGGCTCAACATGGCACAG CTGCTGCTTGACCGTCTCCAGGAGTGTGCACGTGTTGGCTCAAagtctctggtgtgtgtgtccaccATACTGagtgtgtgtcagggccttcTCTCTTCTCCTGCACTCTCATCTGTCTTTACCACCAAGTATGAACTTATTGCCGATCTCCTGGCTAAGCTTTGCTCTCTGGCCTGCCGTGAGCTACAACAGCCATTGCTCACAGAACCCCTAATGACTGAGTCTGTCACATGTCAAGATGAGGTGATGACTAGCGATTTGGACAGTACCCAAATTGAGCCGATCATTGAAAGTCCTTCAGATCAGCCAGAGTTAGTTGCGAATAAGTCCCCTCCAAAGCCAAAGGAAAACCTCCGTGCAGCTAATTTGTTTGAGGTGTTGCTTCAGGTGCTGTCATGTTACTTGTCAGTTCAGAGACAACAAGCCAATCCTAATAGAGTCTTTACTATGGTAACCAACCAGCTGATCCAACCTTTAGTACTACTCAGACACCTGCTGACTTCTGGGGAATTTGCGCCCTCTCACACACATCTGCGCCTCCGTCAGCAGCTGTCCAGAGACATCCGCATTAAGATAGACTCCATCCTTCACTTAGCTCTTTTCCCTTCTGAGCATCTGACCTACTACAAGGAGGAGCTCCTTCCATCTAAAGAGGATTCTGGGAAACGTGGTCCTGGAGGGGCAAAAGGCCCCTTGAAGCCAGTCAGTGTCATACTTTCCAAACTGAGTGCTCAGGGCTACTGTGAGGTGCATCTGCACTACACTGTGAAGTCCAACACATTGTCTCTGCTGTTTAAGTTCTTTCTGGAAAGCTACGGAAAAGGGAGAGGAGAAAGTGAGGAAGTGCACAGGATGCTGTGTTTCTATTTCCTCACCAGATTGGTCCCGGCCTTGGACGTATGTCTCGATGAACTCTCACCTGCCAAAGCAGACCAGCCCGTCTCTGTGTCCCCTGGGCAGAAGTGTTCCCCAGAGAGCTGGAGCCTGGCTCTGCTGGCTGTGGAGTCCCTGCTAAGCCAGGCGCTGTCAGCTGATATTTACAATGTAGCAGCAGACAGGATCAGACATGGAGAGGTCCAACTCAAATTGTATAGAGCTCTGGGACAAATCCTCATTAACCACGCCCAGCCAAG CATCCCAGCATGGTACCGCTGTTTAAAGGTGCTGCTGAGTCTCAACCATCTGATTCTTGAACCAGACCTGGACCAGCTGTCATCTTCAGCTTGGGTTAACTCTGAATGCATGGAAGCACGAGTGCAACGGGCCAGACAG CTCTTGGCGTGCAGTCTCCTCCAAACTTACACTAAGCTCCGTCAGCTGCCGCACCTCTTCTCTGAGCTCCTGTCTGTGATCTGTCAGCCAGCACTGGACCACCTCCGACCTCCTCTGCTGTCTGAGGGCATCTCCGCCACGCTCAGGACTTGTCTTCTGGACACTCCCCCTTCCCAGGGCCTAGAGATTTGCTCATTGGTGTTGGAGAGCATCAGGAGATGTATATTACCTGACCTGTTGAAGGAGGAAAGGGAGGCAGAGAAGATGGAGATTGATGGTGGAGGAGATAATAAAGGGGAGAATAAAGAAATGAAGGTGGACCAAGAGAGAGAAGATGCATCAAGGAAGCTATTCTCCCTCAGCCAGCTGCTTCATGGTGTTTTGTTTAGTCTGAAGACTCTAGACAGTGCTTCTCCTCTTCCCATAGTCAGGCAGAGTCAGGGTTTGATGGAGGAGATGCAACAGGTCGTAAAGgagttactgctgctgctgttgacaGAGAAGAAGACTGTAAAAGCAAATATAAGTCCAGCTCCAAGGACCCCAAGGAAAGGCAAAAAGAATTTGGACCACAAAGAGTCAGAGAAGGTCTCAGAGTCTAAAATAGGAGCACTGTGGGAACAGAAGACCCAGGAGGCTGCTCTCCTTCTCAGATACACCTTGGTGGAAGTCGACACGCTCTTTAATATCCACTGCAGCAAATACACATCTCTTGACTCTGCCCAGACAGCAGCCGCAAGTAAAACTGAAGACTGTGCTTCAGTCCTGACTTGTATAGAAAGTCTCCTATCTGGTGAGATTGTGCCAGCACGTCTACAACCATCCTGCAGCCCCATGAGCTGTTTGCTGCTCAAACTCCTCACTTTGCAACAGATGAAGAAGGTTTTGTTAGATACCCCCTTACTCTCTGAACACAGCACTGCCGCACTGCTAAACAGGGCAGCCCAGTTTATTTTATCTAAATCAGAGATGGAGGTGAGTCTGGATGGAGAGCAGATGTGGGACGGGCAGATAGCGAGTGTGAATGCCAGCTCCTACCTTGTAGCACACTGGTATATTGTCACATCCAATTTGCCTTTGATTGCTCCCTACCTGAGTGGAGAAGATGTGGGCTGCATAGCAGATGTACTTGTCAGTTCACTCCTCAGCAGTCAGACTGATGGAGGAAAGGACCGGCCGGctggctgtctgtctccctcccttaTATCTTCCCAACTTCTCCAAAGTGCCATTTTTGCTGAGTTGCCTTCACTGTTCTCTGCCACAGTTTGTTCCCTCACACAAAGAATTGTCTGTGTTCTTAAGGCAGCTCATGTACCCAATGTTTCTCCTACACTCCTGAAGTTTCAGGAAAAAGGAATTGGAGCTTACACTTTGGAGGGAGATGCCGGTCAGCCTCCTCTGTCCACAACGATAGTTGAAGATATATTGGCATCCTCAAAGACTGGAGAGATGTCTATATTGctgactgacacacagagcaagGAGCTGGTAAACGTACTCCAAATCTTAACAGATCTAAACCCAGATGGGATGAACTCTGAGGATCTCTCCTCtatttttctcctcctctttttcATGTTAACCTCCACCTCCAGTCAGTCAGACCAGAAGGCCACAGACCCTCCTGAATCTGGAGATGATGCTCGCTTCCTGGTGAAGCTGCTCAGGATTCTGACTTGTCTCCTGGAGGGTAGAAACTTCCAAAGTGTTTTGAAGCTCATCCATGCTGGTACTCTGCTGCAGGCTTCTGTGTCCTCTCTCATCTGGCATAGCAACAATGGAGCATTTCGAGCCACAAGCAGCTCTGATTGGTTAGATTTAATCAAAGCAGCGCAGGGCTTCATCAGGTCTCTGGTCCAGTTGATTATAATCCGAAACAGCAGCGTTCGACTCAACTTAGAACAGTTTGCCTCCTATCTTACCAGTAAGGAAATGGCAAGCATGCAAATTGTGGCACCCAGTTTAGCAGTTGTGTCAGGGAAACCAGATCCAGGAGCGTCTGTTTTGTCTGTTCATCTCCTGCTGGCATCGCTGACCTCTTTCTCCCAGGCAATGACGTCTAACCTGGGGAGGAGTAAACCTATGGATCAAACTTTGACTCAGATGCTCGCGAGAACGACTGCTGCACTGGGACCAGCTGTCGCGTCCGTCCTAAAGCCCCAGACTGTCGGTCAGTCAGTCATCCAACCAGCCAGCATCCTCGGTCAAGCCTTTGTAGTAGAAGTTGTTACTGTCATGCTGCACTGTGAACTTTCCTCACTGTCAGTGGAGGATGAGAACAAACAGAATGACACCCAGCCTACCCTGAGTCACATGACCCTCTATCAGGGCTGTTGCCAGCAGATCCTCAAAGAAATAAGTTGTGCCCACAGGCCGTTGGACTTCCTGGTTTCCTCTCTCCACTTCCTGTCCACTTTCTACAAAGCggtagagaagagagagggagagagggaggaggagcatggagaggagaagaaggCAGGAAAGGAGTTGGACGAGTTGTACATGCAGATACTGCAGAATGTGCACAGACTTCTGACAG CTTCTTGGCTGTCTGCAAATGATGTTTGTGAACTGGAGCCAGCTGTGCAGGAGCTGCTGCGCCACCTGGTGGAGAAAAGTACTACAGGCCGGTtcaacctgctgctgctgctgatcagAGAGGGACTGGACACTGGCAAGCTGAGGGCAGGAAGCTACAGG GAGGTGCTATCTGCAGTTATCATCATTAAGCTGCTGTCCTGTTGTCGGTTACCTGAGCTCTGCTCTAAAGCTCTGTGGCTCATTGCACCGCAGATTATATCTGCTATGGTG TTCTTAGTAAAATCGTCCACTCAAGACGTCTCTCTGACCCTTTCCTTTACCGTTCCTACGGTGATGTCAATGACATCACTGCTGCGCCAAGGGGAGGGGCTCATCAACAACCCTCATCATGTCATCTTGGTCCTTGGAGCACTCCAGTCGATGCCCCTCGACCACTTGACCCCGCCCGTTTACCAATCAGCATTCCTGGCTGTTCATGAGGCGCTGTTTGCCTTCATTCAGTGTCATCCTCAG GTGATGTTGAACGCCGCTCCGTCATTCTTAAATGTCTTCTATCGTCTGGTGGCGTCCATCATGCAGGAGGGTCGgcagagaggagacagtgaGACAG ACAGTGACGTGTATCTCCAGTGCTCCAGGTTGATAGAGAGGATGTACTCTCACATTGCTGCTACAGCTGAGAGCTTCACCACGCTCTCGGCCTTCATGGTGGCCCAGTACGTCACAGAGCTGCagaaggtacacacacacacacacacacacacacacacacacacacacacagtcatagtATCCTACAGAGTCAACAAGGTTCCTCATTAA